From the genome of Streptomyces sp. NBC_01260, one region includes:
- a CDS encoding tetratricopeptide repeat protein: MDVTPQQPPAAPGPDHSTDTAYAPPRESPPALPPYHASLAEPPPASLRTTLRRAAFGMVAGAVLVTGAVVAVPDEDKDAAPPVSGPVSRAMMATAAGSPASLSDLTALMGDRQAWVGTHPSDAQSWAVLGSAYVEWGRRAADPAYYTRAEKALKRSLDVQPGDRGNEAAWVGLASLANARNDFVTAKKWGETVRARLPKQWTVYPELIDAYNGLGDLKSATTAVERYAALRAGVPSLGLTAQMYRDRGWREDALATAQDAANRARTPAEKAACLFRLGELAWERGEPQEAVAQYGAALRTDRAHHASLAGRARALAALGRTDEAQRDYRAALAKSPRPEYMLELGELYESLGLDGDSVNQYTRLRRALTGAGAQGVDDALLLGRFEAAHGDANAAVEQLRAEWGRGHHSAAVADALGWALHRSGDSDSALEYAQKAVDSGGRNAAYAYHLGMVQHALNDLGPARRHLEEALRTNPQFSPLDAPRAQEALDTMGLPPAPADRPLDNRPAPEPAPPQTPQAPEPQREAEPSPTAPPQTPTPSPTPPKQGAAGPPAASPAAPSAAGPSSDR; this comes from the coding sequence ATGGACGTCACTCCGCAGCAGCCCCCGGCGGCCCCCGGGCCGGACCACTCCACCGACACCGCCTACGCCCCGCCCCGTGAATCCCCTCCGGCCCTGCCGCCGTACCACGCGTCCCTGGCCGAGCCGCCCCCCGCATCGCTGCGCACGACCCTGCGCAGGGCCGCGTTCGGCATGGTGGCGGGTGCGGTGCTGGTGACGGGTGCGGTGGTCGCCGTGCCCGACGAGGACAAGGACGCGGCGCCGCCCGTGTCCGGTCCGGTGTCGCGGGCGATGATGGCGACGGCGGCCGGCTCCCCCGCCTCGCTCTCCGATCTGACGGCGCTCATGGGGGACCGGCAGGCGTGGGTGGGCACCCATCCGTCGGACGCGCAGTCGTGGGCGGTGCTGGGGTCGGCGTACGTGGAATGGGGGCGGCGGGCCGCGGACCCGGCGTACTACACCCGGGCCGAGAAGGCACTGAAGCGGTCGCTGGACGTGCAGCCGGGTGACCGGGGGAACGAGGCGGCCTGGGTGGGGCTCGCCTCGCTCGCCAACGCCCGGAACGACTTCGTGACGGCGAAGAAGTGGGGCGAGACGGTACGGGCCCGGCTGCCGAAGCAGTGGACGGTGTACCCGGAGCTGATCGACGCGTACAACGGCCTGGGCGACCTCAAGTCGGCGACCACGGCGGTGGAGCGGTACGCGGCGCTGCGGGCGGGTGTCCCGTCGCTGGGCCTGACGGCGCAGATGTACCGCGACCGGGGCTGGCGCGAGGACGCGCTCGCCACCGCGCAGGACGCAGCGAACCGGGCGCGGACGCCCGCGGAGAAGGCGGCCTGCCTCTTCCGGCTGGGCGAGCTCGCCTGGGAGCGGGGCGAGCCCCAGGAGGCCGTGGCCCAGTACGGTGCCGCGCTGCGCACCGACCGCGCCCACCACGCCTCCCTCGCGGGCCGGGCGCGTGCGCTGGCGGCCCTCGGCCGCACCGATGAGGCCCAGCGGGACTACCGGGCAGCGCTGGCCAAGTCCCCTCGGCCCGAATACATGCTGGAACTGGGCGAGTTGTACGAGTCGCTCGGCCTGGACGGCGACTCCGTCAACCAGTACACGCGGCTGCGCAGGGCGCTGACCGGGGCCGGGGCCCAGGGCGTGGACGACGCCCTGCTCCTCGGCCGCTTCGAGGCCGCCCACGGCGACGCGAACGCGGCGGTGGAGCAGCTCCGGGCGGAGTGGGGCCGCGGGCACCACAGCGCGGCGGTGGCCGATGCGCTGGGCTGGGCGCTGCACCGCTCGGGCGACTCGGACTCGGCCCTGGAGTACGCGCAGAAGGCGGTCGACTCGGGCGGCCGGAACGCGGCGTACGCGTACCACCTGGGCATGGTCCAGCACGCGTTGAACGACCTCGGTCCGGCCCGCCGCCATCTGGAGGAGGCGCTGCGCACCAACCCGCAGTTCTCGCCGCTGGACGCCCCGCGGGCGCAGGAGGCCCTGGACACCATGGGGCTGCCCCCGGCCCCGGCGGACAGACCGCTGGACAACCGGCCGGCCCCGGAGCCGGCGCCGCCGCAGACCCCGCAGGCGCCGGAGCCGCAGCGGGAAGCG
- a CDS encoding RDD family protein, with amino-acid sequence MSNDQPTSGQPPEDDPFLKKPHEPRPPPSGSPYDSAPPPPPYDPGPYGGGQFGAADPLAGMPPLAEPGKRILARLIDFLIISIPLYLISLPWGGVLDMSNNNNNTNNGNDNVGDLFAQTYSGHQLVWSLIGLVVYVGYDTYFTHKDGRTLGKRLLKLRVAMLNDGSVPDTGSSFLRAVVLWLPALLCCPCLWWLINIVLMFTDKPYRQGLQDKAAKTVVVTTNIQSAV; translated from the coding sequence ATGAGCAACGATCAGCCGACGTCCGGTCAGCCGCCCGAGGACGACCCGTTCCTCAAGAAGCCGCACGAGCCCCGGCCGCCGCCGTCGGGCTCGCCCTACGACAGCGCGCCGCCGCCTCCGCCGTACGACCCCGGCCCCTACGGCGGAGGCCAGTTCGGCGCTGCGGATCCGCTGGCGGGCATGCCGCCGCTCGCCGAGCCCGGCAAGCGCATCCTGGCCCGGCTGATCGACTTCCTGATCATCTCGATCCCGCTGTACCTGATCTCGCTGCCCTGGGGCGGCGTGTTGGACATGTCGAACAACAACAACAACACCAACAACGGCAACGACAACGTCGGCGACCTCTTCGCCCAGACGTACAGCGGTCACCAACTGGTCTGGTCGCTGATCGGCCTGGTGGTCTACGTCGGCTACGACACGTACTTCACGCACAAGGACGGCCGCACCCTCGGCAAGCGGCTGCTGAAGCTGCGGGTCGCGATGCTCAACGACGGCAGTGTGCCGGACACCGGCAGTTCGTTCCTGCGGGCCGTGGTGCTGTGGCTTCCGGCGCTGCTCTGCTGCCCGTGCCTGTGGTGGCTGATCAACATCGTGCTGATGTTCACGGACAAGCCGTACCGGCAGGGCCTGCAGGACAAGGCGGCCAAGACGGTGGTGGTGACCACCAACATTCAGAGCGCGGTCTGA
- a CDS encoding SsgA family sporulation/cell division regulator gives MHTVVERELELKLVLSPERSIPVPARLTYRTRDPYAVHITFHIGSDAPVHWTFARDLLVEGVFRPCGHGDVRIWPTKIDGRGIICVALTSPDGNALLEVPSAAVAAWVERTLRVVPPGTESERLGIDEGLAELLAPLPADDLWMSDPWPSDESQDGES, from the coding sequence ATGCACACCGTCGTGGAACGCGAGCTGGAGCTCAAGCTGGTCCTGTCGCCCGAGCGCAGCATCCCGGTGCCCGCCCGGCTGACGTATCGCACCCGGGACCCGTACGCCGTGCACATCACCTTCCACATCGGCTCGGACGCCCCCGTGCACTGGACGTTCGCCCGCGATCTGCTGGTGGAGGGCGTGTTCCGGCCGTGCGGGCACGGGGACGTGCGGATCTGGCCCACCAAGATCGACGGGCGCGGCATCATCTGCGTGGCGCTGACCTCGCCCGACGGCAACGCCCTGCTGGAGGTGCCGTCCGCCGCGGTGGCCGCCTGGGTGGAACGGACGCTGCGGGTGGTTCCGCCGGGCACGGAGTCCGAACGGCTCGGCATCGACGAGGGCCTCGCCGAGCTGCTGGCGCCGCTGCCGGCCGACGACCTGTGGATGAGCGATCCGTGGCCGTCGGACGAGTCGCAGGACGGGGAGAGTTGA
- a CDS encoding FAD-binding oxidoreductase, with amino-acid sequence MDDLLELLRAGLPAEALITDPDITASYANDMASFCDAGIPAVVALPRTVEQVQHIMRTATALRVPVVPQGARTGLSGAANASDGCIVLSLIKMDRILEISPVDRIAVVEPGVINAVLSRAVNEHGLYYPPDPSSWEMCTIGGNIGTASGGLCCVKYGVTAEYVLGLDVVLADGRLLSTGRRTAKGVAGYDLTRLLVGSEGSLGIVVKAVLALKPQPPRQLVLAAEFPSAASACDAICAIMERGHTPSLLELMDRTTVRAVNNMANMGLPDSTEALLLAAFDTPDPTADLAAVAELCTAAGATEVVPAEDAAESEMLLQARRMSLTALETVKPATMIDDVCVPRSKLGAMLEGTAAVAEKYDLTIGVCAHAGDGNTHPVVCFDHTDADESRRARESFDEIMALGLELGGTITGEHGVGVLKKEWLARELGEVSVELHRGIKQAFDPLGLLNPGKVF; translated from the coding sequence ATGGACGATCTTCTCGAACTACTGCGTGCGGGGCTTCCGGCCGAGGCTCTGATCACGGACCCGGACATCACCGCCTCCTATGCCAACGACATGGCGAGCTTCTGCGACGCGGGCATCCCGGCCGTCGTCGCACTCCCACGCACCGTCGAGCAGGTCCAGCACATCATGCGCACCGCCACGGCGCTGCGCGTCCCGGTCGTCCCGCAGGGTGCCCGCACGGGCCTGTCGGGCGCGGCCAACGCCTCCGACGGCTGCATCGTGCTCTCCCTGATCAAGATGGACCGCATCCTGGAGATCAGCCCCGTCGACCGGATCGCCGTGGTGGAGCCGGGCGTCATCAACGCGGTGCTCTCCCGCGCGGTCAACGAGCACGGGCTGTACTACCCGCCGGACCCCTCCAGCTGGGAGATGTGCACCATCGGCGGCAACATCGGGACCGCCTCCGGCGGCCTGTGCTGCGTCAAGTACGGGGTCACCGCCGAATACGTCCTCGGCCTCGACGTCGTCCTCGCGGACGGACGCCTCCTCAGCACCGGCCGCCGCACCGCGAAGGGCGTCGCCGGATACGACCTCACCCGGCTCCTCGTCGGGTCCGAGGGCAGCCTCGGGATCGTCGTCAAGGCCGTGCTCGCGCTCAAGCCGCAGCCGCCCCGGCAGCTCGTCCTGGCCGCCGAGTTCCCCAGCGCGGCCAGTGCCTGCGACGCGATCTGCGCGATCATGGAGCGGGGGCACACTCCGTCACTCCTCGAACTGATGGACCGTACGACAGTCCGCGCCGTCAACAACATGGCGAACATGGGCCTCCCCGACTCCACCGAGGCGCTCCTGCTGGCCGCCTTCGACACGCCGGACCCCACAGCCGATCTGGCCGCCGTCGCCGAGCTGTGCACGGCCGCCGGCGCCACCGAGGTCGTGCCGGCGGAGGACGCGGCCGAGTCCGAAATGCTGCTCCAGGCCCGGCGGATGTCGCTCACCGCCCTGGAGACCGTGAAGCCCGCCACGATGATCGACGACGTGTGCGTACCGCGCTCCAAGCTCGGCGCCATGCTGGAGGGCACCGCGGCCGTCGCCGAGAAGTACGACCTCACCATCGGCGTCTGCGCCCACGCCGGCGACGGCAACACCCACCCCGTCGTCTGCTTCGACCACACCGACGCCGACGAGTCCCGGCGGGCCCGCGAGTCCTTCGACGAGATCATGGCGCTCGGCCTCGAACTCGGCGGCACGATCACCGGCGAGCACGGCGTGGGCGTGCTGAAGAAGGAGTGGCTCGCCCGGGAGCTCGGCGAGGTCAGCGTGGAACTGCACCGGGGCATCAAGCAGGCCTTCGACCCGCTGGGGCTGCTCAACCCGGGCAAGGTGTTCTGA
- a CDS encoding RDD family protein, protein MSAPTPAPGDESPREGYYPDPSIPGYVRYWNGASWVPGTSRPAPQSGEATPSAPAPEAAAPRQPGPAPVDETGPVFFDEEPQDDGRPEPSHAWQADVSRQNGFGGERDRRVSWGGGQPAQQGGQPGPSPDPRTPAAGLPAGDPPVDRSPAVRSSGDRLPAVRPGADLAPVDPRRPVRQDPTGGALPGMRDGAADGAENTVAIRVARHGRAGGGDRDAGSPPVDGTVSIRAAGHGRRPPVPRDAEQQPAEQPPADGTMTMRATGPAVAPAAPQASGPAAPAPSRASAPAPGPARQNPAAQDPARLNGPLTRGPGAAASWAQQTPQQPRPEQAALPQVPAQQQRPAFPQQSQAPQLSQTPHQPQLSQTPHQPQQSQTPHQPQQPHAPQPDQPVVPWKPPVNDHFQQLAAARAAARPAALGKRFAARLIDTAVLATLVGAIAVPLATQAADHINEKIDAARLSGETVTVWLLDSTTAGLTAAVLVAFLVLGVLLEALPTAKWGRTLGKKLCGLDVRDIESGSAPAFGAALRRWLVYGVLGVLVIGVANVLWCLIDRPWRQCWHDKAARTFVAG, encoded by the coding sequence ATGAGCGCCCCAACCCCGGCACCCGGTGACGAAAGCCCCCGCGAGGGGTACTACCCCGACCCGTCCATTCCCGGATACGTCCGGTACTGGAACGGCGCTTCGTGGGTGCCCGGTACGAGCAGGCCCGCCCCGCAGAGCGGGGAGGCGACGCCCTCGGCACCCGCCCCGGAGGCGGCCGCACCGCGACAGCCCGGCCCCGCCCCGGTGGACGAGACCGGTCCAGTCTTCTTCGACGAGGAGCCGCAGGACGACGGACGGCCCGAACCGTCGCACGCCTGGCAGGCCGACGTCTCCCGGCAGAACGGCTTCGGCGGTGAGCGCGACCGCCGGGTCTCCTGGGGCGGCGGACAGCCCGCACAACAGGGCGGGCAGCCGGGGCCGAGCCCCGATCCGCGTACGCCCGCGGCCGGTCTCCCGGCAGGCGACCCGCCCGTGGACCGCTCCCCGGCGGTTCGTTCCTCCGGCGACCGTTTGCCGGCCGTCCGCCCCGGCGCCGACCTCGCTCCGGTGGACCCGCGCCGGCCCGTGCGGCAGGACCCCACCGGCGGCGCGCTGCCGGGCATGAGGGACGGCGCCGCTGACGGGGCCGAGAACACCGTCGCCATCCGGGTCGCCCGCCACGGGCGCGCCGGCGGCGGCGACCGCGACGCGGGGAGTCCGCCCGTCGACGGCACGGTCTCGATCCGCGCCGCGGGCCACGGCCGCAGGCCACCGGTCCCGCGCGACGCCGAACAGCAGCCCGCCGAACAGCCGCCCGCCGACGGCACGATGACGATGCGCGCGACCGGCCCCGCCGTCGCCCCGGCCGCCCCGCAGGCATCCGGGCCCGCCGCACCGGCCCCGTCCCGGGCCTCCGCGCCCGCTCCGGGCCCCGCGCGGCAGAACCCGGCCGCCCAGGACCCGGCCCGGCTCAACGGCCCGCTCACGCGCGGCCCCGGCGCCGCCGCCTCCTGGGCCCAGCAGACCCCGCAGCAGCCCCGGCCGGAGCAGGCCGCCCTGCCGCAGGTGCCCGCGCAGCAACAACGGCCCGCGTTTCCCCAGCAATCCCAGGCGCCCCAGCTGTCCCAGACACCGCATCAGCCCCAGCTGTCCCAGACACCGCATCAGCCCCAGCAGTCCCAAACTCCGCATCAGCCCCAGCAGCCCCATGCGCCTCAGCCCGACCAGCCGGTCGTGCCCTGGAAGCCCCCGGTCAACGACCACTTCCAGCAGCTCGCGGCGGCCCGGGCGGCCGCCCGTCCGGCCGCCCTCGGCAAGCGGTTCGCCGCCCGGCTCATCGACACCGCCGTGCTGGCCACGCTCGTCGGCGCCATCGCCGTCCCCCTCGCGACGCAGGCCGCGGACCACATCAACGAGAAGATCGACGCGGCCAGGCTGTCCGGCGAGACGGTCACCGTCTGGCTGCTGGACTCCACCACGGCCGGCCTGACCGCCGCGGTCCTCGTCGCGTTCCTGGTGCTGGGCGTCCTCCTGGAGGCGCTGCCGACCGCGAAGTGGGGCCGTACGCTCGGAAAGAAGCTCTGCGGACTCGACGTACGGGACATCGAGTCCGGCTCGGCGCCCGCCTTCGGCGCCGCGCTGCGCCGCTGGCTGGTCTACGGCGTGCTGGGCGTCCTGGTGATCGGGGTGGCCAACGTGCTGTGGTGCCTGATCGACCGGCCGTGGCGCCAGTGCTGGCACGACAAGGCGGCCCGCACCTTCGTGGCCGGCTGA
- a CDS encoding immune inhibitor A domain-containing protein: MIIKRRALRTGAVVVAMAATAATASAFATAQADDKASGTAASAVDRRDPGSAEGNAHNLEGPFSKQQDAQRQAAMEQVISGDKKVSKRGGSNVVKLDDKKYVELGREKTDKIFTILVEFGDKVDSTTTYDPDGEGPKPPVPKYGGVPGPAHNKIAKPDPKKDNSTAWQADYNQAHFQDLYFGKGAGKDSLKTYYEKTSSGRYSVDGEVSDWVKVPYNEARYGSNYCGASNCANAWDMVKDGVNAWAADQKAKGRTPEQIKADLAKYDQWDRYDYDNDGNFNEPDGYIDHFQVVHAGEDESAGGGVEGTNAIWAHRWYAYGTDAGATGPAGNKAGGTQIGDSGIWVGDYTAQPENGGLGVFAHEYGHDLGLPDLYDTTNTAENSVGFWSLMSAGSWLGTGKNSIGDLPGDMTAWDKLQLGWLNYAEAKAATKSTHKLGVSEYNTKDKQALVVTLPDKEVTTAVTAPAEGGKQWWSDMGDNLNNTLSRPVDLTGKSKASLDLAGWWDIEKDYDYLYTEVSDNGGTSWTALDGTADGKAIPRDASDKPALTDVSGKYQKLSYSLDAYAGKKIDIRFRYATDGGAGGIGFAADTIAVNADGAALFTDNAEGDDNGWTAKGFSRVGKSFTKDYPQYYLAENRQYVSYDQTLKVGPYNFGFSNTRPDWVEHYPYQNGLLVWLWDTSQKDNNVSVHPGQGLILPVDAHAKPLKWADGTVIRNKIQPFDAPFSWYPTDGFTLHNGDVATKIKPQLGVPVFDDHKGTYWYKENKTGSVQVADTNTRISIISEPLSGSTMTVQVGASHK, translated from the coding sequence GTGATCATTAAGAGACGGGCGCTTCGCACCGGGGCGGTTGTCGTGGCCATGGCCGCGACCGCCGCCACCGCATCCGCCTTCGCCACCGCTCAGGCTGATGACAAGGCGTCAGGCACCGCTGCCTCCGCCGTCGACCGCCGGGACCCGGGGTCGGCCGAGGGCAACGCGCACAACCTGGAAGGCCCGTTCAGCAAGCAGCAGGACGCTCAGCGTCAGGCCGCTATGGAACAGGTCATATCCGGCGACAAGAAGGTGTCCAAGCGCGGCGGCTCCAATGTCGTCAAGCTCGACGACAAGAAGTACGTCGAGCTCGGCCGCGAGAAGACGGACAAGATCTTCACCATCCTGGTGGAGTTCGGCGACAAGGTCGACAGCACGACCACGTACGACCCGGACGGCGAAGGCCCCAAGCCTCCCGTCCCGAAGTACGGCGGCGTACCGGGACCGGCGCACAACAAGATAGCCAAGCCGGACCCCAAGAAGGACAACAGCACCGCCTGGCAGGCCGATTACAACCAGGCCCACTTCCAGGACCTGTACTTCGGCAAGGGCGCCGGCAAGGACTCGCTCAAGACGTACTACGAGAAGACGTCCTCCGGACGCTACTCGGTGGACGGCGAGGTCTCCGACTGGGTCAAGGTCCCGTACAACGAGGCCCGCTACGGCTCGAACTACTGCGGTGCGAGCAACTGCGCCAACGCCTGGGACATGGTCAAGGACGGCGTGAACGCCTGGGCCGCGGACCAGAAGGCCAAGGGCCGTACGCCGGAGCAGATCAAGGCCGATCTCGCCAAGTACGACCAGTGGGACCGCTACGACTACGACAACGACGGCAACTTCAACGAGCCGGACGGCTACATCGACCACTTCCAGGTCGTGCACGCCGGCGAGGACGAGTCGGCCGGCGGCGGCGTCGAGGGCACCAACGCCATCTGGGCGCACCGCTGGTACGCCTACGGCACGGACGCCGGCGCGACCGGCCCGGCCGGCAACAAGGCCGGCGGCACCCAGATCGGTGACTCCGGCATCTGGGTCGGCGACTACACCGCGCAGCCCGAGAACGGTGGCCTGGGCGTCTTCGCCCACGAGTACGGCCACGACCTCGGTCTGCCGGACCTCTACGACACCACCAACACCGCTGAGAACTCGGTCGGTTTCTGGTCCCTGATGTCGGCGGGCTCCTGGCTCGGCACCGGTAAGAACAGCATCGGTGACCTGCCCGGTGACATGACCGCCTGGGACAAGCTCCAGCTGGGCTGGCTCAACTACGCCGAGGCCAAGGCCGCGACGAAGTCCACCCACAAGCTGGGCGTGTCCGAGTACAACACCAAGGACAAGCAGGCGCTCGTCGTCACGCTGCCCGACAAGGAAGTCACCACCGCCGTCACGGCGCCCGCCGAGGGCGGCAAGCAGTGGTGGAGCGACATGGGTGACAACCTCAACAACACCCTGTCCCGCCCGGTCGACCTCACCGGTAAGTCCAAGGCCTCCCTCGACCTCGCCGGCTGGTGGGACATCGAGAAGGACTACGACTACCTCTACACCGAGGTCTCCGACAACGGCGGCACCAGCTGGACCGCGCTCGACGGCACCGCCGACGGCAAGGCGATCCCGCGCGACGCCAGTGACAAGCCGGCCCTGACCGACGTCTCCGGCAAGTACCAGAAGCTCTCGTACTCGCTCGACGCCTACGCGGGCAAGAAGATCGACATCCGCTTCCGCTACGCCACCGACGGCGGCGCGGGCGGTATCGGCTTCGCGGCCGACACCATCGCGGTCAACGCCGACGGTGCCGCGCTCTTCACGGACAACGCCGAGGGCGACGACAACGGCTGGACCGCCAAGGGCTTCTCGCGGGTCGGCAAGTCGTTCACCAAGGACTACCCGCAGTACTACCTCGCGGAGAACCGCCAGTACGTCAGCTACGACCAGACCCTCAAGGTCGGCCCGTACAACTTCGGCTTCTCCAACACCCGTCCGGACTGGGTCGAGCACTACCCGTACCAGAACGGTCTGCTCGTCTGGCTCTGGGACACCTCCCAGAAGGACAACAACGTCTCGGTCCACCCGGGCCAGGGCCTGATCCTGCCGGTCGACGCGCACGCCAAGCCGCTGAAGTGGGCGGACGGCACGGTCATCCGCAACAAGATCCAGCCCTTCGACGCTCCGTTCAGCTGGTACCCCACCGACGGCTTCACGCTCCACAACGGTGACGTGGCCACGAAGATCAAGCCGCAGCTCGGCGTGCCGGTCTTCGATGACCACAAGGGAACCTACTGGTACAAGGAGAACAAGACCGGAAGCGTGCAGGTCGCTGACACCAACACCAGGATCTCGATCATCAGCGAGCCGCTCAGCGGCTCCACGATGACCGTCCAGGTTGGCGCCTCGCACAAGTAA